Genomic DNA from Thiosocius teredinicola:
AGGTGTTTCAGCGATTGGGCACGTTGCGCGCGGGCAAAACGACGGACACACCCGATCGCCTCGCTGTCCAACCCTTGCAACTGGCGTTCAACGGCAGCGCGTCGTCGTTCGCCGACCTGCTCAATGCGGCACGCCAACCGACCCGCCAACAGGGGGTCTGGATTGAGGCCTTCGGTCGTATCGGCGATCAGGAGGCCGACAACGACGGTTTCAGCGGTTTCGACTACGACATGACAGGGATCACGTTCGGCTACGACCGTGTGCTCGACGACGAATGGATCGCCGGCGTGTCGCTGGGCTATACGCGATCCGATGTGGACTTCGATTTAAATCGCGCCAACGGCAAGATCGACAGTACCAGTGTCAGCATCTATGGCAGCTGGTCGCGAGATGGTACCTACGTCGATGGCATGCTGACTTACGGCAACAACCAATACGAGCAGCAGCGCATCGTCACAGTTGGCGCGACTGACCGGCGGTTGGCTGAAAGTAAGCACGACGGTACTGCGCTCAGCGCATCGCTGGTCGCCGGTTTCATGACCAAGCGCGGCCCGTGGCAGAGCGGACCCTACGCCGCGATTCATTATGCACACATCGAAGAGGACGGCTTCACCGAACACGGCGCAGGCGGCGTGAGCCTACGGATGGACGACAACACCACCGATTCTCTCAACACCGAACTCGGCCTGCGCGCCCGGCATGAGCAGGCGTGGAAAAAGGGCGAGCTGGTTACCGAGCTGAATGCCGCTTGGTTACGGGATATGGATATTGACGATCGTGTGGTCAGCGGAACCTTCGTCGGTGCACCGGGCGCCAATTTCAGTCTGCCCGGGCAGGAACGAAAAAAGGATGGCGTCGCGTATGGCATCGGTGTGAGCTATTTCCGCGAAGACGGCGTTGCCGCAACGTTGCGCTATCGCGGTGAGACCCGCGACGGCTTCCAGGATCATGCTCTGGTCGGTGAGTTGCGCTGGCGGTTCTAGCGCATTGCTTGTTGAAATCGATTTGGCGACTACGCCTCGCGACGCCGTTGCACATTGTGTTCTGTCACCACCGGAATCGCTTGGTGAGGGCAATCGGCGCGACTTCTCATCAAGCAGGCACACCTATCCTGCAATCGCCCAGCGCGTATCATCCATATTGTTTGTCGAATCTTCGACGGTTCATCGCTGTCGCCGCACGCAGGAACGCATCTCTGACAACAAAGAGCCTATGCGTCATCAGGAGACGATCAAACCTCAGTATGCGTTTGAGTTGTACGAGCAGCATCTCGACCTTTTTGGGTTCACAGCGAGATTCGCAGTATCGGGCGCATCGGAAACTTCAGCCCATATTCCGCACGTTCTCGCGGATGCTGCACGCGTTGAGACAGCGATCAGTTGGTCAGGAGGTCCTGAACTGCCACAAAAAGTAGCGCTTTTCTTGATCGAGAACTTCAACCCCCTGATTACTCCGCCTACGCTGTGTAGAGTGGCATAGGAGCCGCCATGCTCGCGATCTACGGCATCAGCTTTCTGGGTGAATCGGCCAGCTTCATGCGACTGGCCTGCATCGCATTAATCATCATCGGCGTGGGTGGGTTGAAGTACTTCGCCTGAACCCGGTGGCCCATCTGTTATCCGTTTACCTGAGCCGCAGCAACCCGACCAAGACAGTCGTAGGCAAAAAAAGCTCGCCTCCATCTTCTTCCATTAGTCGCCGCTTAAGCTATGGCGGTGCCTGCCGATCTATCTTCGGTCACCAGGAAACCTCTTTTGTTTCGATAGAAGTGCTTGGTGGCGTGCGCGTCACGTGCATTTCTGAGCCATTCAGACCGTCAACGTGACGAACTGAAATCCGGCAAACACACAGCGAATTGGGAGCTTCTCTTGATCAACACATTCCGAACTATCAGTCTTTTGGAAGGGCTCTCCTTTCTCGCCATTTTGAGTGTTACGTTCGGGTTGCTCGACCGCAGTTTCGTCTTCCAGCTGGGGATGCTTCACGGCGTGCTGTTCCTGGCGTACTTGATTCTTTCGCTTGTGGTCTGCAGCAAGCAGAATTGGTCATTGAAGATCTGGCTGCCGCTGTTCTTCGCCTCTCTCGTCCCTTTCGCTTTCATCCCTGTCGAAATGTTCCTGCGAAAGGCGCTTGCCAGCCCCGAACCGGTGCCGGCCTGACAGGGCAAAGGCAGGACACGAAACACGGCC
This window encodes:
- a CDS encoding DUF3817 domain-containing protein; translated protein: MINTFRTISLLEGLSFLAILSVTFGLLDRSFVFQLGMLHGVLFLAYLILSLVVCSKQNWSLKIWLPLFFASLVPFAFIPVEMFLRKALASPEPVPA